A single window of Eleginops maclovinus isolate JMC-PN-2008 ecotype Puerto Natales chromosome 19, JC_Emac_rtc_rv5, whole genome shotgun sequence DNA harbors:
- the LOC134881530 gene encoding transcription factor Sp3-like isoform X1 — protein sequence MASADVDSSQSEFLQPGGATETQTTDMSAIQLTGSDRWEVLTPVSSGKEDQGILHIQNSGIVTSNGQYVLPIGSLQNQPIYVTASGNDGSANGVSGIQYQVIPQIQNADGTLSGFTQGLDDGTGQIQLLQDGGQGSIGISCATTSTTDLLTQAGQVQSIQGVSLGGSAYTTSVGLPGNITFVPINSVDLESLGLTGAQSVPIATGVTAEGQLIMGGQALDNQGHDGKQSMVTVSGDNHQLYVPTSTSSSNTSHLPETIDGTGVLTQATAVSAGVSDPSQENFNSQNHMQQIQVSSSNATTMSQPILHLSGDGQAQVSQGQDMNAAGQTLQSVQLVNPGTFLIQAQTVTATGQIQWQTFQVQGVQSLQGLQLPQGQAQAQQLTLAPVHNLSLGQSGQVSLPNLQTVTVNSIAQSGVQYTQGEDTNSPSGIHIKEEPDSEEWQLSGDSTLNPSDLNNLRVQLGEEDMDGAGGEGKRLRRVACTCPNCKESGGRGSGMGKKKQHICHIVGCGKVYGKTSHLRAHLRWHSGERPFVCNWMFCGKRFTRSDELQRHRRTHTGEKKFVCTECSKRFMRSDHLAKHIKTHQNKKPGVTSATSPPTTDTIITADGTTLILQTASHDLNQEIPLQLVTVASGEVME from the exons ATGGCGTCCGCGGACGTGGACAGCAGTCAAAGCGAGTTTCTGCAGCCTGGCGGCGCGACGGAAACACAG ACGACAGATATGTCAGCCATTCAGTTGACGGGTTCAGACCGGTGGGAGGTGTTAACTCCGGTCTCATCTGGGAAGGAAGACCAGGGAATCCTTCACATTCAAAACTCGGGAATTGTCACGTCCAATGGGCAGTATGTGCTTCCTATTGGGAGTCTCCAAAACCAGCCCATTTATGTTACAGCATCTGGGAATGATGGTTCAGCTAATGGAGTGTCAGGCATCCAGTATCAG GTAATCCCCCAAATCCAAAATGCAGATGGGACACTGTCAGGATTCACACAGGGACTGGATGATGGCACGGGACAGATCCAGCTCCTCCAAGATGGCGGTCAAGGCAGCATTGGGATCAGCTGTGCCACGACATCAACAACAGACCTCCTGACGCAGGCTGGGCAGGTTCAGTCGATCCAAGGCGTCTCACTAGGGGGGTCAGCGTACACCACCTCAGTGGGGCTGCCAGGCAACATAACATTCGTCCCCATAAACAGTGTGGATCTGGAGTCTCTAGGGCTTACCGGAGCGCAGTCGGTCCCCATTGCAACTGGGGTAACAGCGGAAGGTCAGCTGATTATGGGCGGCCAGGCGCTGGACAATCAGGGTCATGATGGCAAGCAGTCGATGGTGACTGTGAGCGGCGACAACCACCAACTCTACGTGCCaacctccacttcctcctccaacACCTCCCATCTTCCGGAGACCATCGACGGCACCGGGGTCCTGACTCAAGCAACTGCTGTGTCTGCAGGCGTGTCTGACCCATCCCAAGAGAATTTCAACTCCCAGAATCACATGCAGCAAATCCAG GTCTCATCGTCTAACGCCACCACTATGTCGCAGCCTATCCTGCATCTGTCTGGGGACGGTCAGGCGCAGGTGTCACAGGGTCAGGACATGAACGCAGCAGGACAGACTCTGCAGAGCGTGCAGCTGGTCAACCCGGGGACCTTCCTCATCCAGGCCCAGACCGTCACCGCTACCGGGCAGATCCAGTGGCAGACCTTTCAG gttcaGGGCGTGCAGTCTCTCCAGGGCCTCCAGCTGCCGCAGGGCCAGGCTCAGGCACAGCAGCTGACCTTGGCCCCGGTCCACAACCTCTCTCTGGGCCAGTCGGGCCAGGTCAGCCTGCCCAACCTCCAGACCGTCACAGTGAACTCCATCGCACAAAGTGGAGTTCAGTACACGCAGGGGGAGGACACTAACAGTCCATCTG GTATCCACATAAAGGAGGAGCCGGACTCTGAGGAGTGGCAGCTGAGCGGAGACTCCACGCTGAACCCGAGCGATCTGAACAACCTGCGCGTTCAGCTGGGGGAGGAGGACATGGACGGGGCGGGAGGGGAGGGCAAGAGGCTCCGCAGAGTGGCCTGCACCTGCCCCAACTGCAAGGAGTCTGGGGGAAG AGGGTCGGGAATGgggaagaagaagcagcatATCTGCCACATCGTCGGCTGCGGGAAGGTTTACGGCAAGACGTCTCATCTCCGAGCTCACCTGCGCTGGCACAGCGGAGAGAGACCCTTCGTCTGCAACTGGATGTTCTGCGGGAAGCGGTTCACCCGGAGCGAcgagctgcagagacacaggaggacacacacag gagaAAAGAAGTTTGTGTGCACAGAGTGCTCCAAGAGGTTCATGCGGAGCGACCACCTGGCCAAGCACATAAAGACTCACCAGAATAAAAAACCCGGCGTTACCTCCGCCACGTCTCCACCCACCACCGACACCATCATCACGGCGGACGGCACCACGCTCATCCTGCAGACCGCCTCCCACGACCTCAATCAGGAGATCCCTTTGCAGCTGGTCACCGTGGCGTCCGGTGAGGTCATGGAATAA
- the LOC134881672 gene encoding transformer-2 protein homolog alpha-like: MSDNEKEFREQDSQPGSRSASPQGSAKSSSRSPVRSKDGSRRSRSRSRSRSKSRSRSHRSSRRHHSRSRSRSHRRRSRSRSRSWEYRRHRSHSRSPMSNRRRHIGNRANPDPNNCLGVFGLSLYTTERDLREVFSKYGPLSAVNIVYDQQSRRSRGFAFVYFETREDSKEAKERANGMELDGRRIRVDFSITKRAHTPTPGIYMGRPTYGGGGSGGGGGGGGGGGGGGGGGGGSSSSSGGGGSSSQRNSRDYDRGSVRGYDRSYDRDYERYDDREYRSYRRRSPSPYYSRGYRSRSRSRSYSPRHY; the protein is encoded by the exons atgAGCGACAACGAGAAAGAATTTAGGGAGCAG GACTCCCAGCCTGGCTCGAGGAGTGCGTCCCCTCAGGGTTCAGCAAAATCCTCCAGCCGCTCACCAGTACGCTCAAAAGATGGCTCCCGCCGCTCCAGGTCCAGATCGCGATCTCGATCCAAATCCAG GTCCCGTTCCCATCGAAGCTCACGCAGGCATCACTCCCGCTCTCGTTCCCGTTCCCACCGACGCCGTTCCAGGAGCCGATCTCGTAGCTGGGAGTACCGCCGGCACAGGAGCCATAGCCGTTCACCCATGTCAAATCGTCGCAGGCACATTGGCAACAGG GCCAACCCAGACCCTAACAACTGTCTGGGTGTGTTTGGACTGAGTCTGTACACCACTGAGAGGGATCTGAGGGAGGTTTTCTCAAAGTACGGCCCTTTGAGTGCCGTCAACATTGTGTACGACCAGCAGTCACGTCGCTCTAGGGGCTTTGCCTTCGTCTACTTTGAAACTCGCGAGGACTCCAAGGAG GCCAAAGAGCGGGCCAACGGGATGGAGCTTGATGGCCGCAGGATCCGAGTAGATTTCTCCATCACGAAACGAGCCCATACACCCACACCTGGGATCTACATGGGACGTCCCACATA TGGTGGTGGCGGcagcggaggaggaggtggaggtggaggtggtggtggtggtggtggtggtggggggggtggtagtagtagcagcagcggTGGTGGTGGTTCATCATCGCAGCGTAACTCGAGGGACTACGACAGGGGCTCCGTCAGGGGTTATGACAGAAGTTATGATCGTGATTATGAACGCTATGACGACAGAGAGTACAGATCTTACAG ACGCAGATCTCCATCTCCTTACTACAGCAGAGGGTATCGCTCACGATCTCGATCCCGGTCCTACTCGCCAC GTCATTACTGA
- the LOC134881531 gene encoding obg-like ATPase 1, whose translation MPPKKPEAPKQPPIIGRFGTSLKIGIVGLPNVGKSTFFNVLTKSQAAAENFPFCTIDPNESRVPVPDDRYDFLCQYHKPLSKVPAFLNVVDIAGLVKGAHSGQGLGNAFLSHISACDGIFHMTRAFDDEDIIHVEGNVDPVRDIEIIHEELRLKDEELIAPVLDKLEKTAVRGNDKKLKPEYDIMLKVKNWVEEDKKHIRFYHDWNEKEIEVLNKYLFLTSKPMIYLVNLSEKDYIRKKNKWLVKIKEWVDAHDPGALVIPVSGALECKLQDMESDEERNKYCEEMKTQSVMTKIIKAGYAALQLEYFFTAGPDEVRAWTIRKGSKAPQAAGKIHTDFEKGFIMAEVMKFIDFKEEGSENAAKSAGKYRQLGRNYVVEDGDIIFFKFNTPNAPKKKP comes from the exons ATGCCCCCCAAAAAGCCAGAAGCACCCAAACAGCCTCCAATAATCGGACGATTCGGAACCTCTCTGAAAATTGGAATTGTGGGATTACCTAATGTCGG GAAATCCACCTTTTTCAACGTGCTGACCAAAAGCCAAGCTGCTGCAGAGAACTTCCCTTTCTGCACAATTGACCCAAATGAGAGCAGGGTGCCTGTTCCTGATGATCGCTACGATTTCCTCTGCCAATACCACAAACCACTCAG TAAGGTTCCAGCTTTTCTCAATGTTGTGGACATTGCTGGTCTTGTGAAGGGAGCTCACTCAGGACAGGGACTTGGAAATGCCTTCCTCTCGCACATCAGTGCCTGTGATGGCATCTTCCACATGACTC GTGCGTTTGATGATGAGGATATTATCCATGTGGAGGGTAACGTTGACCCAGTGAGGGACATCGAGATCATCCACGAGGAGCTGCGACTAAAGGACGAGGAACTGATCGCTCCAGTTCTCGACAAGCTGGAGAAAACTGCCGTCAGAGGAAATGATAAGAAACTCAAACCTGAGTAT GACATCATGCTGAAGGTGAAGAACTGGGTAGAGGAGGATAAGAAACACATCAGGTTTTACCACGATTGGAACGAAAAGGAG ATTGAGGTGTTGAACAAATACCTGTTCCTGACATCCAAGCCCATGATCTACCTGGTTAACCTCTCAGAGAAAGATTACATCCGAAAGAAGAACAAGTG gCTGGTGAAAATCAAGGAGTGGGTAGATGCCCATGACCCCGGTGCACTGGTCATCCCTGTGAGTGGAGCTCTGGAGTGTAAACTGCAGGATATGGAGTCCGACGAGGAGAGGAACAAGTACTGTGAGGAAATGAAGACGCAGAG TGTCATGACCAAAATAATCAAGGCCGGCTACGCAGCACTGCAGCTGGAGTACTTCTTCACAGCGGGACCAGATGAGGTGCGAGCGTGGACCATCAGG AAAGGGTCCAAGGCTCCTCAAGCTGCAGGAAAGATCCACACTGACTTTGAGAAAGGCTTCATCATGGCGGAGGTGATGAAGTTCATTGACTTCAAAGAGGAAGGCAGTGAAAATGCagccaag TCTGCTGGAAAATACAGGCAACTTGGCAGGAACTACGTGGTGGAGGACGGCGACATTATCTTCTTCAAATTCAACACACCCAATGCACCTAAGAAGAAGCCATGA
- the LOC134881530 gene encoding transcription factor Sp3-like isoform X2, with protein sequence MSAIQLTGSDRWEVLTPVSSGKEDQGILHIQNSGIVTSNGQYVLPIGSLQNQPIYVTASGNDGSANGVSGIQYQVIPQIQNADGTLSGFTQGLDDGTGQIQLLQDGGQGSIGISCATTSTTDLLTQAGQVQSIQGVSLGGSAYTTSVGLPGNITFVPINSVDLESLGLTGAQSVPIATGVTAEGQLIMGGQALDNQGHDGKQSMVTVSGDNHQLYVPTSTSSSNTSHLPETIDGTGVLTQATAVSAGVSDPSQENFNSQNHMQQIQVSSSNATTMSQPILHLSGDGQAQVSQGQDMNAAGQTLQSVQLVNPGTFLIQAQTVTATGQIQWQTFQVQGVQSLQGLQLPQGQAQAQQLTLAPVHNLSLGQSGQVSLPNLQTVTVNSIAQSGVQYTQGEDTNSPSGIHIKEEPDSEEWQLSGDSTLNPSDLNNLRVQLGEEDMDGAGGEGKRLRRVACTCPNCKESGGRGSGMGKKKQHICHIVGCGKVYGKTSHLRAHLRWHSGERPFVCNWMFCGKRFTRSDELQRHRRTHTGEKKFVCTECSKRFMRSDHLAKHIKTHQNKKPGVTSATSPPTTDTIITADGTTLILQTASHDLNQEIPLQLVTVASGEVME encoded by the exons ATGTCAGCCATTCAGTTGACGGGTTCAGACCGGTGGGAGGTGTTAACTCCGGTCTCATCTGGGAAGGAAGACCAGGGAATCCTTCACATTCAAAACTCGGGAATTGTCACGTCCAATGGGCAGTATGTGCTTCCTATTGGGAGTCTCCAAAACCAGCCCATTTATGTTACAGCATCTGGGAATGATGGTTCAGCTAATGGAGTGTCAGGCATCCAGTATCAG GTAATCCCCCAAATCCAAAATGCAGATGGGACACTGTCAGGATTCACACAGGGACTGGATGATGGCACGGGACAGATCCAGCTCCTCCAAGATGGCGGTCAAGGCAGCATTGGGATCAGCTGTGCCACGACATCAACAACAGACCTCCTGACGCAGGCTGGGCAGGTTCAGTCGATCCAAGGCGTCTCACTAGGGGGGTCAGCGTACACCACCTCAGTGGGGCTGCCAGGCAACATAACATTCGTCCCCATAAACAGTGTGGATCTGGAGTCTCTAGGGCTTACCGGAGCGCAGTCGGTCCCCATTGCAACTGGGGTAACAGCGGAAGGTCAGCTGATTATGGGCGGCCAGGCGCTGGACAATCAGGGTCATGATGGCAAGCAGTCGATGGTGACTGTGAGCGGCGACAACCACCAACTCTACGTGCCaacctccacttcctcctccaacACCTCCCATCTTCCGGAGACCATCGACGGCACCGGGGTCCTGACTCAAGCAACTGCTGTGTCTGCAGGCGTGTCTGACCCATCCCAAGAGAATTTCAACTCCCAGAATCACATGCAGCAAATCCAG GTCTCATCGTCTAACGCCACCACTATGTCGCAGCCTATCCTGCATCTGTCTGGGGACGGTCAGGCGCAGGTGTCACAGGGTCAGGACATGAACGCAGCAGGACAGACTCTGCAGAGCGTGCAGCTGGTCAACCCGGGGACCTTCCTCATCCAGGCCCAGACCGTCACCGCTACCGGGCAGATCCAGTGGCAGACCTTTCAG gttcaGGGCGTGCAGTCTCTCCAGGGCCTCCAGCTGCCGCAGGGCCAGGCTCAGGCACAGCAGCTGACCTTGGCCCCGGTCCACAACCTCTCTCTGGGCCAGTCGGGCCAGGTCAGCCTGCCCAACCTCCAGACCGTCACAGTGAACTCCATCGCACAAAGTGGAGTTCAGTACACGCAGGGGGAGGACACTAACAGTCCATCTG GTATCCACATAAAGGAGGAGCCGGACTCTGAGGAGTGGCAGCTGAGCGGAGACTCCACGCTGAACCCGAGCGATCTGAACAACCTGCGCGTTCAGCTGGGGGAGGAGGACATGGACGGGGCGGGAGGGGAGGGCAAGAGGCTCCGCAGAGTGGCCTGCACCTGCCCCAACTGCAAGGAGTCTGGGGGAAG AGGGTCGGGAATGgggaagaagaagcagcatATCTGCCACATCGTCGGCTGCGGGAAGGTTTACGGCAAGACGTCTCATCTCCGAGCTCACCTGCGCTGGCACAGCGGAGAGAGACCCTTCGTCTGCAACTGGATGTTCTGCGGGAAGCGGTTCACCCGGAGCGAcgagctgcagagacacaggaggacacacacag gagaAAAGAAGTTTGTGTGCACAGAGTGCTCCAAGAGGTTCATGCGGAGCGACCACCTGGCCAAGCACATAAAGACTCACCAGAATAAAAAACCCGGCGTTACCTCCGCCACGTCTCCACCCACCACCGACACCATCATCACGGCGGACGGCACCACGCTCATCCTGCAGACCGCCTCCCACGACCTCAATCAGGAGATCCCTTTGCAGCTGGTCACCGTGGCGTCCGGTGAGGTCATGGAATAA